The following are encoded together in the Bacillus cereus group sp. RP43 genome:
- a CDS encoding DUF3974 domain-containing protein — translation MSFIQGVLLLLGSLLLIAFTVVVLVVYFGRKLYFSWTKPYKRAQDSIEKLSNKSTPFLQEFTQHPLFYRWIRTEGKKEQNALNTLFCTSGQRTREQVFSMLPKEKQKKVHVMAKTTKKLTNEDIDIATMKVKDFLRQESQQTVKPTDLSFYKLYFYDRYPDALNTIQAYKRSINPSLQRTVDDITISVLNALPYYQEQRMFEQQHKLETFLMKDLTAMLSLVVQLPPSQRPEKEEELKIYLQNFQKEMEVVERDIRDSIDHDLNVKMRAATEKFKNK, via the coding sequence ATGAGTTTCATTCAAGGAGTATTATTACTATTAGGGTCATTACTTTTAATCGCATTTACTGTCGTTGTTTTAGTTGTATACTTCGGACGTAAACTTTATTTTTCATGGACGAAACCATATAAGAGAGCGCAAGATTCCATTGAAAAATTATCGAACAAATCAACACCGTTTTTACAAGAATTTACGCAGCACCCACTCTTTTATCGCTGGATTCGTACAGAAGGGAAAAAAGAACAAAATGCATTAAATACTCTTTTCTGTACATCAGGCCAACGTACGAGAGAGCAAGTTTTCTCAATGTTACCGAAAGAAAAGCAGAAAAAAGTGCATGTGATGGCAAAAACAACGAAAAAGCTTACGAATGAAGATATTGATATCGCAACAATGAAAGTGAAAGATTTCTTGAGACAAGAATCACAGCAAACAGTAAAACCGACAGACCTATCGTTTTATAAATTGTATTTCTATGATCGATATCCAGATGCACTAAATACAATTCAAGCATATAAACGCTCGATTAATCCTTCACTACAAAGAACGGTTGATGACATTACAATTTCAGTATTAAATGCACTTCCGTACTATCAAGAACAACGCATGTTTGAACAACAACATAAACTTGAAACGTTCTTAATGAAAGATTTAACAGCGATGTTATCATTAGTGGTACAATTACCACCATCACAACGTCCTGAAAAAGAAGAAGAACTAAAAATATACTTGCAAAATTTCCAAAAGGAAATGGAAGTAGTAGAGCGTGATATTCGTGACTCCATTGATCACGATTTGAATGTGAAGATGAGAGCAGCGACAGAGAAGTTTAAGAACAAATAG
- a CDS encoding toxic anion resistance protein produces the protein MTELEKKEPVSIVKDNNVEVVVDTVIKDAELEELNKEADLYVQKLNSEQNTDLSKVLSQLGDLGDKEQQAAGQTLSALKRPVTAMMNGKNEEIPNTLLELRKVVSELDPNSLKASGMKKLMFKVFKKNPLENYVHKYQSIDKQIEEIIRSLLIGRDNLQEDTVGLEMLKEQSHDKIHALDKQVYLGRKLAGMLEAEKQNPERQRDIPLINDALEKILVRTRNMQQAKSVLLQSIASVDIIKKNNEKLSEAIRNAITMTQNVVTVSAAIQLALTNQRKTIDAVNATNEAIESMVLSNSQALKQNTEETTKLLENPAISMDKLRESFQNVFAAIEASEKSSERIIESSKKFVIELDTFNDEMKQKLIQRPRK, from the coding sequence TTGACTGAACTCGAGAAAAAAGAGCCTGTATCGATTGTGAAAGATAATAATGTAGAAGTAGTAGTTGATACAGTAATAAAAGATGCAGAACTTGAAGAACTGAATAAAGAAGCAGATCTATATGTACAAAAGTTAAATAGCGAGCAAAATACAGATTTATCAAAAGTATTGTCACAGCTTGGAGACTTAGGGGATAAAGAGCAGCAAGCGGCAGGACAAACGCTATCAGCTTTAAAACGACCTGTGACAGCGATGATGAATGGAAAGAATGAAGAAATTCCAAATACATTGTTAGAATTACGAAAAGTGGTATCAGAACTTGATCCAAACTCATTAAAAGCATCTGGTATGAAGAAACTTATGTTTAAAGTGTTCAAGAAAAATCCGCTTGAAAATTACGTGCATAAATATCAATCTATAGATAAGCAAATCGAGGAGATTATAAGATCACTTCTCATTGGACGTGATAACTTGCAAGAGGATACGGTTGGTCTTGAAATGTTAAAAGAGCAATCCCATGATAAAATTCACGCTCTTGATAAACAAGTATACTTAGGAAGAAAACTTGCAGGCATGCTTGAAGCCGAGAAACAAAACCCAGAACGTCAAAGGGATATTCCGTTAATAAATGATGCATTAGAAAAGATACTTGTACGTACACGTAATATGCAGCAAGCAAAAAGTGTATTATTACAATCTATCGCATCTGTAGACATCATTAAGAAAAATAATGAAAAGCTATCAGAGGCAATTCGTAATGCAATTACGATGACACAAAACGTTGTAACGGTTTCAGCTGCAATTCAGCTGGCATTAACAAATCAACGTAAAACAATTGATGCAGTTAATGCCACAAATGAAGCGATTGAATCAATGGTATTAAGCAATTCTCAAGCATTAAAACAAAATACAGAAGAAACAACAAAACTCCTAGAAAATCCTGCAATTAGCATGGATAAATTACGTGAATCATTCCAAAATGTATTCGCTGCTATTGAAGCATCTGAGAAATCTTCAGAGCGTATTATTGAGTCTAGTAAGAAGTTTGTAATTGAACTTGACACATTTAATGATGAGATGAAGCAGAAACTCATTCAGCGTCCAAGGAAATAA
- a CDS encoding class I SAM-dependent methyltransferase: protein MEKMNTLDSLLLQLEQYGEEHDRHKEKREEKLRNISREMGQFLSVLVKGCNAKKILEIGTSNGYSTLWLANAVEETNGNVITVEFSSERVGEALENFERANLTQRIDIHNQEAGAFLDSQVDRSFDFIFLDSERTQYMWWWEHIKRILEPKGFLVIDNATSHAGELAGFIKMIEEDVTFETVLLAFQKGAFVARKNN from the coding sequence ATGGAGAAAATGAATACTCTAGATTCATTATTATTGCAACTTGAACAATATGGAGAAGAGCATGATCGACATAAAGAAAAAAGAGAAGAAAAATTAAGAAATATTTCTCGTGAAATGGGGCAGTTTTTATCAGTATTAGTAAAGGGGTGCAATGCAAAAAAAATTTTAGAAATTGGAACTTCAAATGGATATTCTACATTGTGGCTAGCAAATGCGGTAGAAGAAACAAATGGAAATGTTATAACTGTAGAATTTTCTTCAGAACGGGTTGGAGAGGCACTTGAAAATTTTGAAAGGGCAAATCTTACACAGAGAATCGATATTCATAATCAAGAGGCTGGGGCATTTTTAGATTCGCAAGTAGATCGTTCATTTGATTTTATTTTCCTAGATTCAGAGCGCACGCAATACATGTGGTGGTGGGAACATATAAAACGTATTTTAGAGCCAAAAGGTTTTCTTGTAATTGATAATGCAACTTCTCATGCGGGGGAATTAGCTGGATTTATAAAGATGATTGAAGAAGACGTTACGTTTGAAACCGTGTTATTAGCTTTTCAAAAGGGAGCATTTGTTGCGCGGAAGAATAATTAG